One region of Roseovarius faecimaris genomic DNA includes:
- a CDS encoding diguanylate cyclase — protein MAGKVLLVDDVSTNRIILKVKLSAAYCNVIQAASVAEAQAVIAINRPDLILLSGRLATGSAARELMRAATEGTALSIPVVILTENQDKTFRIQALTDGVAEVITSPSQENFLLARLRSLLRAQQEADALPQHKIAVQALGFADPQSAFSPPAAITLITDDPGAGRRLTTALSPLLAHPLQVTDADQLRASRPAQRKDRPVSDLMIADLRGQTREDAVRRMTDFNAMVGGRNCPVLPLVAHTAQDVAATLLDIGARDVFFDDMRPEELALRIGVQLKQKHAHEQMRHQIKDSLQAAVTDPLTGLYNRRYALSFLKCLLSEKEHAERSFAVMVADLDHFKQINDTYGHGAGDQVLAHVAKTLTANLRAQDLVARIGGEEFLIITPDVTRRDAHRIAQELCGAISSMAPILPGQRRPIKVTTSIGVTIASPGHKTGMTSDIQTRSLLELADRALYTSKAEGRNTVTFSEKSAA, from the coding sequence ATGGCCGGCAAAGTGCTTTTGGTCGATGATGTGTCAACCAACAGGATCATCCTGAAGGTCAAACTCTCAGCGGCTTATTGCAATGTGATCCAGGCCGCCAGCGTGGCGGAAGCGCAGGCGGTGATCGCCATCAACCGGCCTGACCTGATCCTGCTCAGCGGACGGCTGGCAACGGGGTCTGCCGCGCGAGAGCTGATGCGGGCGGCGACGGAGGGGACCGCGCTGAGTATCCCGGTGGTCATTCTGACCGAGAATCAGGACAAAACCTTTCGCATCCAGGCATTGACGGACGGGGTCGCGGAAGTGATCACCTCTCCCTCGCAGGAAAATTTCCTGCTGGCCCGGCTGCGCAGCCTGCTGCGCGCCCAGCAGGAGGCCGACGCCCTGCCGCAGCACAAGATCGCCGTGCAGGCCCTGGGCTTTGCCGATCCGCAGAGCGCGTTCAGCCCGCCGGCCGCGATCACCCTGATCACGGATGACCCCGGTGCGGGGCGGCGCCTGACCACGGCACTGAGCCCGTTGCTTGCTCATCCGCTTCAGGTGACCGATGCCGATCAGCTTCGTGCCTCCCGCCCCGCGCAACGCAAAGACCGGCCGGTTTCGGACCTCATGATCGCAGATCTGCGCGGACAAACGCGCGAAGACGCCGTGCGTCGCATGACCGATTTCAACGCGATGGTCGGCGGACGCAACTGTCCGGTGCTGCCACTGGTTGCACATACGGCGCAGGATGTGGCGGCAACGCTTCTCGATATCGGCGCGCGCGATGTGTTCTTTGACGACATGCGACCCGAAGAACTGGCGCTGCGGATCGGGGTTCAACTGAAGCAGAAACACGCGCATGAGCAGATGCGCCACCAGATCAAGGACAGCCTGCAAGCGGCGGTGACAGATCCGCTGACCGGTCTCTATAACCGGCGTTACGCCCTGTCGTTCCTGAAATGCCTGCTGTCGGAGAAAGAGCATGCCGAGCGCAGCTTTGCCGTCATGGTGGCCGATCTGGATCATTTCAAGCAGATCAACGACACCTATGGGCACGGGGCTGGCGATCAGGTGCTCGCCCATGTGGCCAAGACGCTGACCGCCAATCTGAGGGCGCAGGACCTTGTGGCGCGGATCGGCGGGGAGGAGTTTCTGATCATTACGCCGGATGTCACCCGCCGCGACGCCCATCGCATCGCGCAGGAGCTGTGCGGCGCGATCTCGTCAATGGCGCCTATCCTGCCCGGGCAGCGCCGCCCGATCAAGGTCACGACCAGCATCGGCGTGACCATTGCAAGCCCGGGGCACAAGACCGGCATGACCAGTGACATACAGACACGTAGCCTTCTGGAACTGGCAGACCGCGCACTTTACACCTCCAAGGCGGAAGGGCGAAACACCGTCACGTTCAGCGAAAAAAGCGCCGCGTAA
- a CDS encoding periplasmic heavy metal sensor, with the protein MTETAASRPMSRWLRVLLVVSLAFNLLILGLIGGWAMKWGKHGPHHMSRIEQLGGPMTRALDDADRHAIGRQMRAASRGEGGNRAERHATIAALITELRKEEFDRDAAEALMAAQRGHLTDRLALGQSLLLDRLASMAPAARAAYADRLQDGLDRRKSR; encoded by the coding sequence ATGACGGAAACGGCCGCATCCCGCCCCATGTCCCGCTGGCTGCGGGTGCTTCTGGTGGTGTCCCTGGCGTTCAACCTGCTGATCCTTGGTCTGATCGGCGGCTGGGCGATGAAATGGGGCAAGCATGGGCCGCATCACATGAGCCGGATCGAGCAGCTTGGCGGCCCGATGACGCGCGCGCTCGACGATGCCGACCGCCATGCGATCGGCCGCCAGATGCGCGCGGCCTCCCGAGGCGAGGGCGGAAACCGCGCCGAGCGTCATGCCACGATCGCCGCACTGATCACCGAGCTGCGCAAGGAAGAGTTCGACCGGGACGCCGCCGAAGCGCTGATGGCCGCGCAGCGCGGCCACCTGACGGACCGGCTTGCTCTGGGGCAGAGCTTGCTTCTCGACCGGCTGGCCAGCATGGCCCCTGCGGCCCGCGCCGCCTATGCCGACCGTCTGCAGGACGGGCTCGACCGCCGCAAATCCCGCTGA
- a CDS encoding DUF3572 domain-containing protein, which produces MNDARNFAEVTGLRALTWLAGNDELLPVFCGATGAAEQDFRTRLNEPEFLGSVLEFLLMDDAWVQAFCDAENLPYDAPWRARQMLPGGEEVNWT; this is translated from the coding sequence ATGAACGATGCGCGAAACTTTGCCGAGGTCACGGGGCTACGTGCCCTGACATGGCTGGCGGGCAATGATGAGCTTCTTCCGGTTTTCTGCGGGGCCACGGGTGCGGCGGAGCAGGATTTCCGCACCCGCCTGAACGAGCCCGAATTTCTGGGCTCTGTGCTGGAATTTCTTCTGATGGACGATGCCTGGGTACAGGCGTTTTGCGATGCGGAAAACCTGCCCTATGACGCGCCCTGGCGCGCGCGGCAGATGCTTCCCGGTGGCGAAGAGGTGAACTGGACATGA